A stretch of the Orcinus orca chromosome 1, mOrcOrc1.1, whole genome shotgun sequence genome encodes the following:
- the LOC125964515 gene encoding mth938 domain-containing protein-like: MKGVKHGEVWDRNSEKRGRWSSVKLLLPLKLFPSHRGQMKVPGSTKICKDCKVWPGGRQAWDWRETRTERSPGVQPADVQEVVEKGVLTLVIGQGMSEASKVPSSAVEYLRKQGIDVRVLQTEQALKEDNALVTQGIRVGGVFHSTC, translated from the exons ATGAAGG GGGTAAAACACGGAGAGGTTTGGGATCGTAACTCTGAAAAGAGAGGGCGTTGGAGTTCGGTTAAGCTCCTTCTTCCCCTGAAATTGTTTCCCTCTCATAGGGGGCAAATGAAAGTCCCAGGCTCTACTAAAATCTGTAAGGACTGCAAAGTGTGGCCAGGGGGACGTCAGGCTTGGGACTGGAGAGAAACAAGAACTGAGCGTTCTCCTGGTGTGCAGCCTGCAGATGTGCAGGAAGTTGTCGAGAAAGGCGTGCTGACCCTTGTTATTGGCCAGGGGATGAGTGAGGCCTCGAAGGTACCCTCATCAGCTGTGGagtacctcaggaaacaaggcaTTGATGTGCGTGTCCTCCAGACAGAGCAGGCACTGAAGGAGGATAATGCTTTGGTTACCCAAGGCATCAGGGTGGGAGGGGTCTTCCATTCCACCTGCTGA